One region of Carassius gibelio isolate Cgi1373 ecotype wild population from Czech Republic chromosome A1, carGib1.2-hapl.c, whole genome shotgun sequence genomic DNA includes:
- the faah2a gene encoding fatty-acid amide hydrolase 2-A — protein MALTRFERFLGRLLRAVVWMLFAVFKLFAPQQRHGVSRLPPITNPLLLLSAMQLARKIRRKAVTSVEVVQAYIDRIQEVNPLINAMVKDRFSAALQEAAQVDKLIEEETGGEEVLEDRLPLLGVPITVKEAFALQGMPNSTGLLTRRDLVSGVDAPSVALLKRAGAIPLGVTNCSELCMWLESHNHLYGITNNPYDFERIAGGSSGGEGSILGAGASVIGVGSDIGGSIRIPCFFNGIFGHKPSTGIVSNDGQYPPASGLQKGFLCTGPMCRYAEDLIPMLSIMGGPNANKLRLSAEVDLKKLRFFSVPHNGGSHLVSPVDTQLLKAQKMVVRRLEADLGVKVQELFIPQLKYSFQIWGTMMASPGKDGKPPTTFAELMSEGGKKVWPVWELFKWLLGFSSHTIAAIGLALVELLQSSHPSPFILQQKEKLQQELEELLGTDGVLLYPSHPQIAPKHHHPIFTPFNFCYTGIFNILGLPVTQCPLGLSEEGLPLGVQIVTGKLQDRLSLATALYLEKAFGGWREPGKTTAKP, from the exons ATGGCTTTGACCAGGTTCGAACGGTTTTTGGGCCGATTGCTTCGAGCTGTGGTTTGGATGTTATTCGCcgtttttaaattatttgcacCCCAGCAGAGGCATGGAGTTTCGCGACTCCCACCCATCACTAACCCACTTCTGCTGCTCTCAGCGATGCAGCTTGCCAGAAAGATTCGTCGGAAAGCA GTAACAAGTGTTGAAGTGGTCCAGGCCTACATTGACCGCATTCAGGAAGTGAACCCACTTATCAATGCCATGGTCAAAGACAG GTTTTCTGCAGCACTTCAGGAAGCTGCACAGGTAGACAAACTGATAGAGGAGGAGACAGGAGGAGAGGAGGTGTTGGAGGACAGGCTACCTCTGCTTGGAGTACCCATCACTGTTAAAGAGGCCTTTGCCCTGCAAG GCATGCCTAACTCGACAGGGCTGTTGACCAGACGGGATCTGGTTTCAGGAGTAGATGCCCCATCTGTTGCTCTGTTGAAGAGGGCAGGAGCGATTCCACTTGGCGTAACTAACTGCAGTGAGCTCTGTATGTGGCTAGAGTCCCACAACCACCTCTATGGCATCACTAACAACCCCTATGACTTTGAGAGAATTGCAGGCGGCAGTTCGG GAGGTGAAGGCAGTATATTGGGTGCTGGTGCCTCTGTCATTGGAGTTGGATCGGATATTGGGGGTAGTATCCGTATTCCCTGCTTTTTTAATGGAATCTTCGGACACAAGCCATCAACAG GTATCGTAAGCAATGATGGTCAGTATCCTCCCGCCTCTGGACTGCAAAAGGGATTTCTGTGTACAGGACCTATGTGCCGCTATGCTGAAGACCTGATTCCCATGCTAAGCATCATGGGAGGACCTAATGCAAATAA ACTGCGTCTCTCTGCTGAAGTAGATTTGAAAAAGCTGAGGTTCTTCTCTGTTCCCCACAATGGAGGCTCTCATTTGGTCTCTCCAGTTGACACACAGTTGCTTAAGGCACAGAAAATG GTGGTCAGACGTTTAGAAGCAGACCTTGGGGTGAAGGTCCAAGAGCTGTTTATCCCTCAGCTCAAATACTCCTTTCAGATCTGGGGAACTATGATGGCCTCACCCGGCAAGGATGGAAAG CCTCCCACCACCTTTGCAGAGCTAATGAGTGAAGGCGGGAAGAAGGTTTGGCCTGTCTGGGAGCTGTTCAAGTGGCTATTGGGGTTTTCTTCTCATACCATAGCAGCAATAG gtCTTGCTCTAGTTGAGCTGCTCCAGAGTTCCCATCCGTCTCCATTCATTTTACAGCAGAAGGAGAAACTGCagcaggagctggaggagttGCTGGGCACAGATGGAGTGCTGCTGTACCCCTCTCATCCCCAGATTGCTCCCAAACACCACCACCCAATTTTCACACCCTTCAACTTCTGTTACACTG GTATCTTTAATATCCTAGGTTTGCCAGTGACCCAGTGTCCATTAGGGCTGAGTGAGGAGGGTTTGCCCCTGGGTGTACAGATTGTGACAGGTAAATTACAGGACCGTCTCTCTTTGGCCACTGCCCTCTACCTGGAGAAAGCTTTTGGTGGCTGGAGGGAACCAGGCAAGACAACAGCCAAGCCTTAA